The following nucleotide sequence is from Harmonia axyridis chromosome 5, icHarAxyr1.1, whole genome shotgun sequence.
ATTAGACATATCTAAAAAAACTCTTCTATAACATATATACAGCAAAATTCATGATTATACTACAAtaaccttagaacattaataagaggaacagAAATACCCTTGTAACTGAGGCATTtattttgatgccaacattcgtcactccttgtctgacagGACTCTATAGCAGTAGAgtagtttacaatgtgatttattcataaaaattcttttgtgcttcaaaagggtcaatgttttcccagtttaatgaaaatattgtgaagttttgaaaaaaggattcctgataaagcatttaACAagcaaatcaggattctccacgcctatggctaGCACACACAATcagctagctcgattgtgattggccaCACTAAACTTCCACCTCTCTTGCATTCtagatcgagcacaaatgtttactttctgttccttctatctatattctataaCTAACCATTGATAACAGGATCCACTTTATCAACTTTGACTACTTGGCCAGGCATAGAAACACGAGCAGCTTCAATATTCCTAGTCTGACCACTTTTAAAACACCATTGTATAGCATTTTCTAAGCTCTTGAAGCTAGACGGTCTTCCCCTAAGTATATTTTGCATAGAAGACAAAGCTTCCAATGCTGTACCTTCAACCACATCAATAACACAAAGTCCTGCAATAGAGTCTATGAAATGGGCCGCATCTACTGCTACAGCTCCTCCCATACTATGACCAATAAGAATAATGGGTACATCATTGTCCTCACGTATTTTTCCAATTACATCTTCAACATCCTAAAAGAATTTACTTTAAATGTTTCCTCCAACTTTTGGATTAATTATTACCTTAGTTAATGTTGAAAGGGCCAAGTTTGAATCATCTGTTGATGATGATAATCCGTGACCCCTCAAGTCTATAGCTATCACTTGGCATTCTatatttttacatatttcaacTGCAAAAAGAGACCAAGTGAGTCCAGAATAGCCTCCTCCATGAAGACAAAATAAAATTGGTCCAGTGTTTCCTTTTTTATATATATGAAAACTTCCATTATTTGTAACAATATCCTCCTCACTATCGAAATATTCTGAAGGATTCAAGGGGGTGAAATCTACGGGATTTCTCATCAATCCAAAACCTCTAGGTTTATTCAGTACAGATTTTCTCAAACTGGACATCTTAATTCCTGTGAATTTTAAGAGATCTCTATTTTTCTTATATTCAAGACCTGTAtcatttctgctgaaaattgtatttattattaattattttatataaatttgtttttctttatgTTTTCCATCTAAATATTCACGTCAATTTGATCTACAGGAATACTATTGACATTGACAACTTACTATTACCTACTTTTTTTGGGAGGTTAGATCAATAGGTAGTTCCCAGAAGCAACCGTAGTTCCCCTAATTATAAAGGCCGAGACCCACACTACGATCCTGTCGATCCTGGGAAAAGATGGAAacgatgatttttttcataaaataccTCATACATAATTGATATTTGTAGCACAAGCTTTTTAAACCTTAATCCTTCACAGGATTATGGAAAAGACAATAGATTCTGAATGATCTCCATATTTATATTGATGGACATTTATTTTCGTTGATGATTCATCTATGATTTAAATTTCGGTGATGCATTACTATTTTACGTCAATAATAATTTCAGTTAATACGGAGATCCATCAATTTTCAATTAGagatttgttttcaaatttcaac
It contains:
- the LOC123681130 gene encoding protein phosphatase methylesterase 1 — its product is MSSLRKSVLNKPRGFGLMRNPVDFTPLNPSEYFDSEEDIVTNNGSFHIYKKGNTGPILFCLHGGGYSGLTWSLFAVEICKNIECQVIAIDLRGHGLSSSTDDSNLALSTLTKDVEDVIGKIREDNDVPIILIGHSMGGAVAVDAAHFIDSIAGLCVIDVVEGTALEALSSMQNILRGRPSSFKSLENAIQWCFKSGQTRNIEAARVSMPGQVVKVDKVDPVINDMSNNLAIQEEVDECDEIKEENFAKPPLPKKLASIPGVSSISSTPSSIYTWRIDLKKTESFWTGWFQGLSQKFLELQLPKILLLANVNGLDTALTVGQMQGKFQFKVLSKSGHAIHEDQPHQVAEIISIYLVKHKLANPKDDFEVPLPKLFA